From Channa argus isolate prfri chromosome 18, Channa argus male v1.0, whole genome shotgun sequence, the proteins below share one genomic window:
- the cplane1 gene encoding ciliogenesis and planar polarity effector 1 isoform X6, which yields MLARLGGLLTLTSSGCNIDFGPAHFLPLHPLVTFRPTVSGGKGEASLSSSSLSVQDVLRQRYSVTWHPHHLFLIVSDGYMATVMRVRDRPSPAILLKTILKDVSRDLKKASQMLDKSQIHVREWLESVSGLNFDSSIEMLNSNVICRPKTVDSVISASTDGSTLPLFLRNQGTLGDTNELLKKAQTFFEDDSDLDGPPCGSHVADGGRLEFASMFDTLNALDTHTDKGLVTGPEDEKDFETDRKTSLLHCELGKIQSKLLTAWAFGMSLGNAVEHRACLLNHTLQCVVHLAALLHLIPISMVHTEKNDTFTNILHLLKALLTFLPWDSTPSDRPRCLGLVVELSIRLVRLLLTPRPESQSSGQCQLTSQTLSAAVFILQLVSDSLDQTYSLHQKDLWSSVENESYSQPLQLSTSDIHYVPQLQNENEERPRLLEQAQRFPQRPSSRLFGVWQWVYDITQQYVEELKAFQYCDGWDEEQQQLSVIISQIQKALQAAGERLDEGPALLSYPGEHLYLCGLYPKSADAWRLQICEENNKSCDRSVFQETRLCLALLYSLLSQYRLKEAQELGDHMACLILHRAGDQSDKITANSLPCPWLPMDLHSDAACAVVQTLGRFMASYFTNQPLYILPPHNVAVLPPLHLPHAPSVGRLVPLCQQEVSRAIREQHLSEVWTVDYAQDLLLLGGLLPETVWLAYHLGDWKTAVSLSLAYTTYCTNYFNFTRLKRRDLHLPNVLEPESIFQAELECLLSYKSDSQEHLNKDGCKNFKDPLEEEDLDLLQLSIQDILKASVMAGVNVMSSPLSSLLNTAKDMCSCLPMLVPSGLYLPSPPLYCPQPSPNTQDPLGTPEQFAEITSRHKVSRVLQRLLLLLRSARSCYPAAQWYIRHLRQARHLLHKIKKKYSYPSSTEEEKLFPEGLMKFATGSGFFRRGLNEDGHLDPDIIQTIICFRELCGLCWMLHVREQLSISCRIYQSARQHGRDEQILSNSEVRAACVDALYWVCRFLPFARFLSAEEFLQDILLSLVSELPPICLVAEMLVRAFPEEEDSVRVPLREKYNSLLQRLRQCSVLEGEKEEVNELMMLILIQDKYRQRRKHLGRLQRHLAPPELHLWEKEEEEEYKGSRHGVAMLKQLSSLSTSTLTDCGLPPVCSDGDTDAISPKPHSKPITSKKTKKAHTKKPAKKTAVKTESIIQKEMHSGEQFSLPIVGTWEFELEDEEYLNFLELFLSYVLEKNSVDGGDSGSELPLLKGFSSQLKERELHSLTFDLLTTVHRRQRDGHRSVKKDWSNDPPVFRAGSCYKPIKQATTPEPQTSSVLSEGPISNTCLSVNSLSSKQKGLFSPRQKNSVHLTQGMKGSGSGTETSTNWNTVAMGNPSEQWVFRSSTSVEAVIELQQGLNPKLDAQFPELGRLLEWMIRWADRRMVLGHHGKMKKERAGRIGSTADEGVVIRVKISAPAVLTSLSLLENRYIALLGIDSDSSQIQVPEAQWTLAPVLQPLVARKLERESSVDTGYPGSAITGLDHSLQQGELSIGSPIGEPEELTFHRKHFHSIQDQQTFDIQMRQSSSQQPSLYDINVTPEKEGKSTESEGQEVSSSVSHGNISTPGMSLKLSDLDILENAEDVSSSISHHSHSGSIHAPPHPEPKACPSVQPEVSVHADLSHSTGVVLPSTPTDPPSLHPQTSTEGAATAVPLSPSQPLPTETPPMRQRLGEDLFRLVQNINYMSLMEVLGASFSNLQLARQSSSLIPSTMSFSHPNVPSSHAASFPPPNALPLQTTISVTPQTQAHNPEFSHPPVCVFADKSAVQISGKTTPTGCHHQSAAIGACVNYQNMQPLSVQAESPDIQFRESKKFIPSFQGLLTTTNISHTIPTAPVVMTSNCNIQKDPAPQILGLKLLQLYHPPLAQHSTPQYPSAHEPPTLLTENPVILESYRQNLKHSHQVTSKRPVDEKRNGSSPPPRLLSYNVTQDLTPRNSYSQNQTSETFQRQEFHTFPPVLPSHTAAPTQSLRLLHFQPVPHRHIIFHKLPEPSSSKPSTFVAAPMGETPMIKLLHIESGPKMIQYLSLSQIFPQAVPSNQMAHLMSTEGSTGLVRRQNAEDTRLQLLGVDLPIERTRAFTSPLSNSSKRQKRREEKEKREKAGQTKKKEITFRPNESIIPAQEPTDELRNEEPAAAEQITPGHNNAIEPGSFYSSLTGQRLLDKAMSTSAELSVYASTCKRPPECHDAFTNTDPACPATLVDKAVSVSLIAAQSPGNFQVCNEHPVQDIETQKEPDRILDLCGRNFISVLDLEGKERHQDLPPSVSPGVLDTPSNHPFLPTSAQLHVLATSVIRSAADDPQPSVTITDNLLKPITHPDIPETSQPLSQIEANGEPERVTPQGMDEIADSGIYQAIKGESGGPHKASSTVSTAWFSSRLSELDAQLAGLQNIADYLEMDFSNSKMLVNTIEKLTPVLASDVKNPTTVKKTVRLSVPQEAWAPQPDASTELKFSEKEEENQDEYAHESEALATKRKPSYHYSISSYRNRAAPFYHTPPNKNDQFNEASGLSNVWADENLNQTGLSETTEILDNLVKEGYLSSADLDLSTSQTAHHSRLDQQQSTWMSQTYVLPEDERRELRTWMRRKQRERLAVYQKHRENLREKEHKPFSTSGTMKSTNKNQTTIWRTREKKEDRFKLLEQYNQRTHEACSLINDFPTTPRTLRSSSQTGSAPLPSSTRSTSAPPAGRVYSVTANDKRSLRSQSGKTQPILRPWTAEVEGQPLEVHHMKLGLHRPVTFLPIEHLSQVTRRGMLTDNEGHKKQHTPIQREKRHTGYQRKTGLNNTLSGGPAVGRGFQREQLSMEEKEEGKVLELTSEMNRLLGLEESESKTVLAGLLKEQDDGTRADVSGVEWLDNLSECTSSSLSKIDWAAIERMVAAEED from the exons ATGTTGGCTCGCCTAGGAGGACTTCTCACTTTAACAAGTTCTGGATGCAATATTGACTTTGGGCCTGCACACTTCCTACCTCTGCACCCTCTTGTCACTTTCCG GCCAACAGTGTCTGGGGGGAAAGGGGAGGCCTCTTTGTCCAGCTCTAGCTTGTCTGTGCAGGATGTTCTGAGGCAGCGATATTCTGTTACCTGGCATCCACATCACTTGTTTCTCATTGTCTCTGATGGCTACATGGCAACAGTAATGAGGGTGCGAGATAGACCTTCTCCTGCCATATTGTTGAAAACAATTCTTAAGGATGTAAGCAGGGACCTCAAAAAGGCCAGTCAGATGCTGGATAAATCACAG aTTCATGTGAGGGAATGGTTGGAGTCTGTATCTGGCCTGAATTTTGACAGCAGTATTGAGATGCTTAACTCCAATGTTATTTGTCGGCCCAAGACTGTAGATTCTGTCATATCAGCATCCACAGATGGATCCACTTTGCCTCTTTTCCTGCGGAATCAGGGAACATTGGGTGATACTAATGAACTTCTTAAAAAGGCACAG ACTTTTTTTGAGGATGACTCTGATTTAGATGGACCTCCTTGTGGTTCTCATGTGGCGGATGGTGGTCGTCTTGAGTTTGCCTCAATGTTTGACACACTAAACgccctggacacacacactgacaaaggACTTGTTACTGGTCCGGAGGATGAAAAGGACTTTGAAACAGATAGGAAAACCTCTCTTCTTCATTGTGAACTTGGAAAAATTCAGTCTAAGTTGTTAACAGCCTGGGCTTTTGGCATGTCTCTAGGAAATGCTGTGGAACACAGAGCTTGTCTGCTGAACCATACCCTCCAGTGTGTGGTGCACTTGGCTGCGTTACTGCATTTGATTCCAATCTCCATGGTTCACACCGAAAAAAATGATACTTTTACTAACATCCTGCATCTTCTCAAAGCCCTTCTTACTTTTCTTCCTTGGGATAGCACTCCATCAGATCGGCCACGCTGCCTGGGGCTAGTGGTAGAGCTCTCTATAAGGCTAGTACGGCTGCTATTGACCCCTCGCCCTGAGTCCCAGTCATCTGGTCAATGTCAGTTAACATCCCAAACACTATCTGCAGCTGTGTTTATCTTGCAGCTTGTCTCTGATTCTCTTGACCAAACATACAGCTTGCATCAAAAAGATCTTTGGTCCTCTGTAGAGAATGAGTCTTATTCTCAGCCACTCCAGCTCTCGACTTCAGATATACATTATGTGCCTCAGCTACAGAATGAGAACGAAGAGAGACCTAGGTTGCTAGAGCAGGCACAACGTTTTCCCCAGCGACCATCTAGCAG ATTGTTTGGAGTGTGGCAGTGGGTGTATGACATCACCCAGCAGTATGTGGAGGAACTAAAAGCCTTCCAATACTGTGACGGCTGGGATGAGGAACAGCAACAGTTGTCAGTTATCATATCCCAGATCCAGAAAGCTCTGCAGGCTGCTGGAGAAAGACTAGATGAGGGCCCTGCACTTCTGAGTTACCCAG GTGAACATCTTTATCTGTGTGGCTTGTATCCAAAAAGTGCTGATGCATGGCGTTTACAAATTTGTGAAGAGAATAACAAAA GTTGTGATCGTAGTGTTTTTCAGGAGACACGTCTTTGTTTGGCACTCCTATACAGTCTTTTGTCCCAGTACAGACTGAAGGAAGCCCAGGAGTTGGGGGACCACATGGCCTGCCTAATACTGCACAGAGCTGGAGACCAGTCGGACAAAATTACAG CTAACTCCCTTCCTTGCCCGTGGCTGCCAATGGATCTTCACAGTGATGCAGCTTGTGCAGTGGTTCAGACCCTGGGAAGATTTATGGCCTCTTACTTCACCAACCAACCCCTCTACATCCTTCCCCCTCACAATGTGGCTGTTCTGCCTCCACTACATTTGCCTCATG CCCCTAGTGTTGGACGCTTGGTGCCACTGTGCCAACAGGAGGTATCTAGAGCAATTCGAGAACAGCATCTGTCAGAGGTATGGACAGTGGACTATGCCCAGGACCTACTCTTGCTAGGAGGTCTGCTTCCTGAGACTGTGTGGTTGGCTTATCATCTTGGGGACTGGAAAACAGCAGTGTCTCTGAGCCTGGCCTATACAACCTACTGCACTAACTACTTCAACTTCACTCG GCTTAAGAGAAGAGATCTCCACCTACCAAATGTTTTGGAACCagaaagcatttttcaggctgAGTTGGAGTGTCTTCTCAGCTATAAGTCTGACTCCCAAGAGCACTTAAACAAGGATGGTTGCAAAAACTTTAAAG ATCCTTTAGAAGAAGAAGACTTGGACTTACTGCAGCTTTCAATACAGGACATCCTGAAGGCATCAGTTATGGCTGGAGTGAATGTTATGTCCTCACCTTTGTCTTCCCTGCTGAACACAGCCAAAGACATGTGTTCTTGCCTGCCTATGTTGGTGCCCAGTGGACTGTATCTGCCTTCCCCACCTCTTTATTGCCCTCAGCCTTCCCCCAACACACAG GATCCATTAGGGACACCTGAGCAGTTTGCAGAAATAACATCACGTCACAAAGTGTCTAGGGTTCTTCAAAGACTTCTTTTACTTCTGAGATCTGCTCGTAGCTGCTATCCTGCTGCCCAGTGGTACATTCGCCATCTGCGCCAAGCCAGACATTTACTACACAAG ATCAAGAAAAAGTACTCCTATCCATCATCTACTGAAGAAGAAAAGCTTTTCCCAGAGGGCCTAATGAAGTTTGCTACTGGCAGTGGATTTTTCAGAAGGGGGCTCAATGAAGATGGTCACCTGGACCCTGATATCATTCAAACTATTA TCTGTTTCAGGGAGCTGTGTGGTTTATGCTGGATGCTACATGTTAGGGAACAACTCTCCATTTCCTGCAGGATATATCAGTCTGCCAGACAGCATGGTAGAGATGAACAG ATCCTAAGTAATTCAGAAGTGAGAGCTGCTTGTGTTGATGCTCTCTACTGGGTCTGCCGTTTTCTGCCTTTTGCTCGCTTCCTCAGTGCTGAAGAATTCCTTCAAGACATACTCCTCAGCCTTGTGTCTGAACTGCCTCCCATCTGTTTg GTGGCAGAAATGTTAGTGCGAGCCTTCCCAGAGGAGGAAGACTCTGTCAGAGTCCCTCTGAGGGAAAAATATAATTCACTGCTGCAGAGGCTGAGGCAATGCAGTGTTCTAG aaggggaaaaagaagaagtgaaCGAGTTGATGATGCTGATTCTGATTCAAGACAAATACAGGCAGAGGAGAAAACATCTTGGGCGTTTGCAGAGGCACCTAGCTCCCCCTGAACTCCATCTgtgggagaaagaggaagaagaggagtaTAAGGGAAGCAGACATGGAGTGGCAATGTTAAAGCAACTCTCAAGTCTGAGCACCAGCACCTTAACTGACTGTGGGTTACCTCCAGTATGCAGTGATGGAGACACTGACGCTATCTCTCCTAAACCGCATTCCAAACCAATAACCAG caaaaaaacaaaaaaagcacacaccAAAAAACCTGCAAAGAAGACAGCTGTTAAGACTGAAAGCATCATTCAGAAGGAGATGCACTCAGGTGAGCAATTCTCCTTGCCCATTGTTGGCACTTGGGAGTTTGAGTTGGAAGATGAAGAGTATCTAAATTTTCTGGAGCTCTTCCTCAGCTATGTGCTCGAGAAAAATAGTGTTGATGGAGGGGACTCAGGCAGTGAACTTCCTTTGTTGAAGGGCTTCTCCTCCCAACTGAAGGAAAGGGAATTGCATTCTCTCACTTTTGATTTATTAACAACTGTTCATCGCCGTCAAAGAGATGGGCACCGTTCAGTGAAAAAAGACTGGAGCAATGATCCTCCAGTGTTCAGAGCCGGGTCCTGCTACAAGCCTATTAAACAAGCTACAACTCCTGAGCCGCAAACCTCCTCTGTCTTGAGTGAGGGCCCCATATCCAATACCTGCCTTTCCGTCAACTCTCTTTCAAGCAAACAAAAGGGTTTATTTAGCCCCCGACAAAAAAACAGTGTGCATTTAACCCAAGGAATGAAGGGAAGCGGCTCTGGAACTGAAACTAGCACTAATTGGAATACCGTTGCCATGGGGAATCCATCAGAACAATGGGTGTTTAGGTCCTCAACTTCTGTTGAAGCAGTGATTGAACTGCAGCAGGGCCTGAATCCTAAATTGGATGCTCAGTTTCCAGAGCTGGGCAGGCTTCTGGAGTGGATGATACGCTGGGCAGATAGGAGGATGGTACTGGGACATCATGgcaaaatgaagaaagaaagggCAGGGAGGATTGGAAGTACAGCAGACGAAGGAGTTGTGATTCGTGTCAAAATCTCAGCACCTGCTGTTCTCACTTCCCTCAGCTTACTGGAGAACAGGTACATTGCTCTGCTTGGGATTGACAGTGACAGCTCTCAGATCCAAGTTCCAGAAGCACAGTGGACTTTAGCCCCTGTGCTGCAGCCTTTGGTGGCCAGGAAGCTTGAGAGAGAGAGCTCTGTTGATACAGGCTACCCTGGTTCAGCCATCACTGGTCTTGATCACAGTCTGCAGCAAGGAGAACTGTCTAT TGGTTCTCCCATAGGTGAACCAGAGGAACTAACAtttcacaggaaacatttcCATAGTATTCAAGATCAACAGACATTTGACATTCAGATGAGACAATCAAGTTCACAACAACCATCCCTCTATGATATAAATGTTACGCCTGAAAAAGAAG gCAAAAGTACTGAGAGTGAGGGACAAGAAGTTTCATCTTCTGTTTCCCATGGAAACATTAGTACACCTGGAATG AGTTTAAAGCTTTCAGATCTAGACATCTTAGAAAATGCTGAAGACGTATCGAGTTCCATATCTCA CCACAGTCATTCTGGAAGCATACATGCCCCTCCACACCCAGAGCCCAAAGCCTGTCCTTCTGTCCAGCCTGAGGTCTCGGTTCATGCAGATCTTTCTCATTCAACTGGAGTAGTGCTCCCCAGTACACCTACAGATCCTCCAAGTCTTCATCCACAGACCTCCACAGAGGGTGCAGCCACTGCTGTTCCTTTATCCCCCAGTCAGCCATTACCCACAGAGACTCCACCAATGAGACAACGTCTTGGGGAAGATTTATTCAGATTGGTCCAG AATATCAACTATATGAGCCTGATGGAGGTTTTGGGAGCTTCATTTTCCAACTTGCAGCTTGCTAGGCAGAGCTCTTCTTTGATCCCGTCTACAATGAGCTTCTCACACCCCAATGTGCCATCATCTCATGCTGCCAGTTTCCCTCCTCCAAATGCTCTACCTCTTCAAACCACCATTTCTGTGACGCCTCAGACACAGGCGCATAATCCTGAGTTCAGCCATCctcctgtatgtgtgtttgctgacaAGTCTGCTGTACAAATCTCAGGGAAAACCACTCCAACAGGTTGCCACCATCAGAGCGCTGCGATTGGTGCATGTGTAAATTATCAG aATATGCAGCCACTCTCTGTCCAGGCAGAGTCACCAGACATCCAGTTCAGAGAGAGCAAGAAGTTCATCCCATCCTTCCAAGGGCTTCTGACCACTACGAACATTAGTCACACCATTCCGACTGCCCCTGTGGTAATGACTTCAAATTGCAATATACAAAAGGATCCTGCTCCTCAGATCTTGGGCCTGAAGTTACTTCAGCTTTACCATCCTCCATTGGCTCAGCATAGCACCCCACAATACCCCTCGGCCCATGAGCCCCCGACACTTCTCACTGAAAACCCTGTAATTCTGGAATCTTATCGGCAAAACCTTAAACACAGTCACCAAGTCACTTCAAAGAGGCCAgtagatgaaaaaagaaatgggtCCTCACCACCACCACGACTACTCAGTTATAACGTTACACAAGATCTAACTCCCAGGAACTCTTATTCCCAGAATCAGACATCAGAGACATTCCAGAGGCAGGAGTTCCATACATTTCCTCCTGTTTTGCCATCTCATACAGCTGCACCAACCCAGAGCCTTCGCCTGCTGCACTTCCAACCTGTTCCACATAGACACATCATATTCCATAAACTACCTGAACCATCTTCCTCCAAACCCAGTACTTTTGTGGCAGCTCCCATGGGAGAAACACCTATGATTAAGCTTCTACATATAGAGTCTGGACCAAAAATG ATACAGTATCTGTCTCTGTCACAGATATTTCCCCAGGCAGTACCTTCGAACCAAATGGCCCATCTCATGTCTACAGAGGGGTCGACAGGTTTAGTAAGGAGGCAAAATGCTGAAGACACTCGACTGCAGTTGCTTGGAGTAGATCTACCAATTGAAAGAACTAGAGCTTTCACTTCTCCCCTCTCTAACTCCAGCAAGAG gcagaagagaagagaagaaaaggagaaaagggagaaggcaggacagacaaaaaaaaaagaaatcacatttagGCCAAATGAGTCGATCATCCCTGCACAAGAG CCAACAGATGAGCTTCGAAATGAAGAACCTGCAGCTGCAGAACAGATTACCCCTGGCCACAATAATGCCATTGAACCAG GATCTTTTTACTCTTCGCTGACTGGTCAGAGATTACTGGACAAGGCCATGTCCACTTCAGCTGAGCTCTCTGTCTATGCTTCCACATGTAAAAGACCCCCAGAGTGCCATGATGCTTTCACCAACACAGACCCTG CTTGTCCTGCGACACTTGTGGACAAAGccgtgtctgtctctctgattGCGG CACAAAGTCCAGGGAATTTCCAAGTCTGTAATGAACACCCAGTTCAAGACatagagacacagaaagagcCAGATAGGATTCTG gATCTATGTGGCCGGAACTTTATAAGTGTCTTGGATCTAGAAGGTAAAGAGCGGCATCAGGATTTGCCTCCATCTGTCAGCCCAGGAGTTTTGGACACACCTTCCAATCACCCATTTTTACCTACTTCTGCTCAGCTTCATGTTCTTGCAACCTCTGTTATTAGGAGTGCAGCTGATGATCCACAGCCCTCAGTCACAATTACAGACAATCTTCTTAAACCCATCACAcatccag ATATCCCAGAGACGTCTCAACCACTCAGCCAGATTGAGGCTAATGGGGAACCAGAAAGGGTCACTCCACAGGGCATGGATGAAATAGCTGACTCGGGGATCTACCAAGCCATTAAGGGCGAGAGTGGTGGACCTCACAAAGCCTCCTCCACAGTTTCTACAGCCTGGTTTTCCTCTCGCCTGTCAGAGCTGGATGCCCAGTTGGCTGGACTACAGAACATTGCAGATTATCTGGAGATGGACTTTTCTAACTCTAAAATG CTGGTCAACACTATTGAAAAGCTCACTCCAGTCTTGGCTTCTGATGTGAAGAATccaacaacagtaaaaaaaactgtcagactCTCCGTCCCACAGGAAG CATGGGCACCACAACCTGATGCTTCAACAGAACTGAAGTTCTctgaaaaggaagaagaaaatcaGGATGAATATGCACATGAAAGTGAGGCACTTGCTACCAAAAGAAAGCCTTCTTACCATTATTCCATTTCTTCTTACAGAAATAGAGCTGCTCCTTTCTACCACACTCCTCCAA ATAAGAATGATCAGTTTAATGAAGCATCTGGATTATCAAATGT ATGGGCAGATGAGAATCTGAATCAGACTGGGCTATCTGAAACAACAGAAATCTTAGACAATTTGGTCAAGGAAGGGTATTTGTCTTCAGCTGATCTGGATTTGTCTACTTCACAGACTGCACACCATAGCAG GCTGGATCAGCAGCAAAGTACATGGATGTCGCAGACCTACGTACTTCCagaggatgagaggagagagctCAGAACCTGGATGAgaaggaaacagagagaaagactaGCTGTTTatcaaaaacacagagagaaccTAAGGGAGAAGGAACACAAACCTTTCTCCACCTCTGGAACAATG aaatcaacaaacaaaaatcaaacaactATTTGGAGAACcagggagaaaaaagaaga tAGGTTCAAGCTTTTGGAACAGTACAACCAGAGAACCCATGAGGCTTGTTCTTTGATCAATGACTTTCCTACTACTCCTCGAACTCTGCGCAGTTCTTCACAGACTGGAAGTGCTCCTTTGCCTTCAAGCACACGGTCTACTTCTGCTCCACCCGCTGGAAGGGTTTACAG TGTAACTGCCAATGACAAAAGAAGTCTTCGGTCCCAGTCAGGAAAAACTCAGCCCATCCTTCGTCCATGGACTGCTGAGGTGGAAGGGCAGCCTTTGGAGGTTCACCACATGAAACTAGGACTACATAGACCAG TTACCTTTCTGCCAATAGAGCACCTATCTCAGGTCACCAGACGTGGCATGCTCACTGACAATGAAGGCCACAAAAAACAGCACACACCCatccagagagagaaaaggcatACTGGATATCAGAGAAAGACAGGATTGAACAACACTTTATCAGGAGGACCTGCTGTTGGGAGAGGGTTCCAGAGGGAGCAGCTAAGCatggaagagaaagaagaaggcAAAGTTTTGGAACTTACATCAGAAATGAATAGGCTGCTGGGCCTCGAGGAGTCAGAGTCTAAAACA GTTTTGGCTGGACTGTTAAAGGAGCAGGATGATGGTACCAGAGCTGATGTGTCGGGGGTGGAGTGGCTGGATAACCTGTCCGAATgcaccagcagcagcctcaGCAAAATAGACTGGGCTGCTATTGAGAGGATGGTGGCTGCAGAGGAAGATTGA